Proteins found in one Panicum hallii strain FIL2 chromosome 4, PHallii_v3.1, whole genome shotgun sequence genomic segment:
- the LOC112891065 gene encoding uncharacterized protein LOC112891065, which translates to MDATQPSSWPDLQPELLGLVPGRLPSLADRVRQRAVCQVEVSFSSLGQHSRTSWFKVFEADMTANSCHKWRRVSSLAGQALFVGTYSKSLPATECGLPQEDCIYFTCDWARAYPAPDPLRDSGVFNMRNGTITPLLPETTVVRPVCQGCPTWFFPSDAM; encoded by the exons ATGGATGCTACACAACCGTCATCTTGGCCTGACCTCCAGCCAGAACTTCTGGGCCTTGTCCCCGGGCGGCTCCCTTCCCTTGCTGACCGTGTTCGACAGCGAGCAGTCTGCCAG GTTGAGGTCTCGTTCTCTAGTTTGGGGCAACATAGCCGCACCAGTTGGTTCAAGGTCTTTGAGGCAGACATGACCGCCAATTCTTGTCATAAATGGAGAAGAGTTAGCTCTTTGGCAGGCCAAGCGCTCTTTGTCGGCACATACTCCAAGTCTCTCCCTGCTACTGAATGTGGTTTacctcaggaagattgcatctaCTTCACATGTGACTGGGCCAGAGCATATCCTGCTCCTGATCCTCTTCGCGACTCTGGTGTGTTCAACATGAGAAATGGGACGATCACGCCGTTGTTGCCAGAGACCACAGTGGTGCGGCCTGTTTGCCAGGGGTGCCCGACATGGTTTTTCCCTTCTGATGCTATGTAA